The Hypanus sabinus isolate sHypSab1 chromosome 19, sHypSab1.hap1, whole genome shotgun sequence genomic sequence catctatggaaaaaagtagtcaatgtttcgggccgaaacccttcggctgGACCTCCAAAGGCAAGTTTCCTAGCAGCAATTCTGTTCAAACCCCTAACCATTTCATACTTCTACCATTTCCCTCAGCCTTCTGTTAAAAAAAGCAATCGGAGCTTGTCAACCCAGAAACCATTCTCATTTTTTTCCCTGAATCCTCTAAGGGTATCATAACTTGCCCACACAAAGACTCTAGCTGAATAAGGCCTTGAAAGGCTGAGCACAACTTTATCTTTCCTCCATAGGTAAAGCTCAGAATCTGAATGGCCATTAATCTTTCTCAATGAGTACTGTAGTACTCAATTACTGGTTAATTTTTCTTAATTACTTACATTAGATTTTGTTGTAAACATGCCAGTTAAAACACTGCAGGAAACTAATATCAACAAACTAGATGAGGAACAGAGGTAACAACTCCATGTTGGAGAGGAAAATTACGAGGAAAACTGATCAGCACATCACTGTCATTGACACAATGCACATGGGAGATGTGTTGCATGTCCAACACTCCACGAGATTACATACAATAGTTTAACAGCAaagtagaaaataaagaaaatggtTGATGTAGAGATTACATAAAATATTGAAAATTCCAATTTAAAAACAAGCCCAATTATTCCTTGTAATTAATTGACCAAGCTCATTGGCAAGTGAGGGATATTATAGAGATTGAAGTGAATCATCACAGTTCAAGGACACAATTTGAATTTGTGGAAGTATTCCATTCAATTAGATATTTTTGCTATTGGCTATTTTGCAAGCCGGCTACCAATaaggtaaaaaaatgaaatgtaTAAAGCTAAGAAAGCTTTGTGCTGAGGACAAAGTGGCTCAACTAGTGGAGCTTCTGCCTCAAAGCAGAAGACCCAGGTTCAGACCTCAAGTGCTGTTCACATGGAGCCACCCTGTTCTCCCTGGCAGGTTTCCTCAGTATCTATATAGGTCAACTGGCTGCCAAAAATCGTCCTGAGTTTGTAAATGAGTGGTAGAATTTggttaagagtttgaagagaacATGGGAGGGGAAAAGGATTAAGATTGCAGATTAAAGAGTTACTGGCTGATGGTCAGTGAGAATTTAATAGGCTGAatgcctgttcctatgctgtatctGTATCTGACTGTGATATGTCAGTTCTAAAAGGCGTCATGCTGTAAGTGCCAGCACTTCAACATGCAGGTTACAGTATTGGTAATTAACCCAATCAACCTATAATCTTATTAGCTTGAAGCTGAAAGCTACAATGGAATATTATTATGTCAGTCAACTTGTTGATTTAAAAGGAAATAACTGTACAGGATACAAATTGCAAACTCCCTGCCCTTATTTCAGTAGGTGTCACTGTAAATGCAATTAATTCACTTGTAACTACAAATAGCAATGCTATGGGTAATGAACCAAGCATAAAGCAACTTTAAAGCCCATTACATCCGAGTGCCATATTATGGCATTTCACAAACTACAGCCCGTTTCCACAAAAGCAATTATATACTTTGACAATATTTTCTACAAAGCCAACTACAGATTTTAATGAAAAATCTGCTCATAAGTGGTGTTTTCTTTTTAAAGGCGTCTTGAAGCAAATATCTTTTTCATGTCCTATGCTCTAAATTCAACACCAACTCTCATGGTACTATCTTTATTAAGTGTTCAACATGGTCATCACCTTTCTGAAGACTAACATTTAAATAGCCGTAAATACAGCtccaggattttgacccagtgacaataaAGAGCCaattgatggtgaaatttcaaacTATTTTAAGGTATCATCTATTAATCTTGCAGGTTTTGCAGTTCTTAGTTGCAATGCTTATTGAAAAATACAAATTAGAATGAAAGCCACAGGATAAAAATTATGGGATACAGAAAACTGGAAAAGGCAAAATATAacttaattattttaaaattaaaaatttaaGACTTTGCTGAATCGTTCTcattttttgtgggggggggggaagagagactgATGCGCCTGTTATGTTTTTGTTCATTTCCTGTTTTGGAGGAGGGAACTTGGGTGTTGATGTGcttgattctttttttttgtgcaggaggggggATTTTGGCacgatgtgcctgttctgtttttgtttgtttttttggtggcttgggggttgatgattgtgctgcctcTTTCTTTTTCCAgaaaagaagaatttcagagttgcgtACTTAGATAATAACTGAACCTTTGAAGTTTCACAGAAACAACTTCATTTTCCACTTATAAAAAATTAATTCAGTTCAGAATTAATTAGTAGAATACACATGTATACTTACCTCTATGAAATTCAAGCAACCATCATTTGGAACAAAAGCTGTAATTTTCTTGCCATTCTTAATAAGTTGTACTCGGACACACTTTCTGATAGCAGAATTGGGCTGCTTGGCCTCAACACCACTGTAAGAGAGCAAAATGAGTTATTTTTTATATTCCCCCACTAAGCTCacttatttctttgtcccctccaAGAACGGCAAAGTATCTTGGTACATTTTACGTAAAACCAGAACACAAACTGTTTGTGAAATGGTGCCCCTTACAAACAACTGAGTAAACTATTAGACCTAGCTGAGTTGTACCGAAGTATTTAATACTTTGTTACAAGTCCCAGTCAAAAGAGTACTCCAAGCACTTAACAAGAGATTAATCTTCTTCCTAACAATTCATTTTAAGATGCTAAGATATGTAGTACACAGCTGCCCCAAAAGAATGCTACCTTTAGCTATAATAGTTCTTCCATTTAAAAATACTCACACTTTTTCCAAGACTATTCCTTTGGCATGGGATGCACCTCCAAATGGGTTGGCCTTTAAAGCTGTGCCCAGGTGGGCTTTCTTGTATTGCTTGTCATGCCATTTCTGATCACGACGAAGGTTACGCAACTTTCTAGCTGTACGCAGACCACGGCACTTACCTAAAATCAAATGTATACAATCACATGTGAACCACAATAAATGACAGGACTCAAAGGAAAAAAACAATTAGGAAAGATTGAAATTCAACCCACCTATTCATTTCTATACTGCCATATAACCAAAATTTTAATTTCagttactttttaaaatttaacaTTTTTGGTAACCAGATCttattttgcaattttttttaattacacaATGTCCAATATTTGAAATTGTGCATTTGCTTAAAATAAGAATCATGGCCATAGTACTGTGTATCACAAGTACAAGGCTAGCATTCATAAAACTTTATCTGCCAGTGAACTACAGCATTATAACATGAAAGGAACCCCAATTTCACTTgattcttctaacttccagtaaccacTTACCTCTACTCCCTTGTTTTCCCTCATCACCCATTCCCTTTCCTCTCCACCACTATCCTATTTTGCCCATCATCCACTCACCCCTCCAATTCCTCTCACCTGCTTCCTTTTATTCCATCATCTACTGTACTCcaacagattccatcttcttcagccctttgtcgcTCCCAGCTTCTCGCATTATTCCCATTCGCATTCTCCTGCCCATCTCTCTACCCACCAACCTGGATTCACCTTGTCACCCACGTGCAAATGCTCTACTCTTTTATACCGGCTTC encodes the following:
- the rps23 gene encoding 40S ribosomal protein S23; amino-acid sequence: MGKCRGLRTARKLRNLRRDQKWHDKQYKKAHLGTALKANPFGGASHAKGIVLEKVGVEAKQPNSAIRKCVRVQLIKNGKKITAFVPNDGCLNFIEENDEVLVAGFGRKGHAVGDIPGVRFKVVKVANVSLLALYKGKKERPRS